The Flavobacterium sp. IMCC34852 genome contains the following window.
TATTGCCAAAAATGAACACGCGGCTGCCATTGCTAAAGAAATTAAAATCGGAACTAATAATTTTGATTTTACCGTAAGCATGTTGTTGGCCGGTGATCCCAAAATAAAAAATGAAAAAATTAAACTATCAGAAAGAATTGTGACCAACAATGAGCTCGGGTTTCATCTAAGCTTTGACATCAACAATCACTACAGTGCCGAAGCTGAGGAAGAGCACAAGCGAAATGAAGGTTACAAGTATTACCAAGGTTGGTTTGACAAAGACGAACTTTATTATTTTACAATGAAACTAAAAAACGAAACGGTTCGGTTCAAGTCTATACTATACTATTATTCAGATTTTTATTTTATTGAACTGAATAAACCAACAACAGACAATGATACTCTGAATTACTACACTCAAAATAGATTATTTCAGTTTTACAAAAAAAACAACTAAATAGTGTTACTTCAATATCTGGGAAGCGTGAGCTTTAGTTTTAACGTCCGTGATTACTTCGTCAATTAGACCTTCTTCATTGATGATAAATGTGGTTCTGTGAATACCGTCATATTCTCTTCCCATGAACTTTTTGGGTCCCCAAACGCCAAATGCTGTAATTACTGATTTGTCTTCATCGGCCAGTAGCGGAAAAGGAAATTCATACTTGTTTTTAAATTTACTCTGGGCTTTAGCACTATCGGCACTAACACCAAGCAAAGCATAATTATTGGCTTTGAAACGTTCAAAATTATCTCTCAAGTCACAAGCTTCGGCTGTGCAGCCCGGTGTATCAGCTTTTGGGTAAAAGAATACTACCAACTTTTGGCCTTTATAATCGGCTAAATTGTGTTGGTTACCATCTTGGTCATTTCCGGAAAAATTGGGTGCTTTATCGCCTTTTTGTAGTGTTGTCATTTTTAAAGTTGC
Protein-coding sequences here:
- the bcp gene encoding thioredoxin-dependent thiol peroxidase, whose product is MTTLQKGDKAPNFSGNDQDGNQHNLADYKGQKLVVFFYPKADTPGCTAEACDLRDNFERFKANNYALLGVSADSAKAQSKFKNKYEFPFPLLADEDKSVITAFGVWGPKKFMGREYDGIHRTTFIINEEGLIDEVITDVKTKAHASQILK